The Treponema sp. OMZ 790 genome includes the window ATCAAGAAACTAGATATAGAGCTAGCCGTGGCAGAAAAGAAAAAAGCGGAAAGTTTTCCGTTCGATGACGGCGAGTAAATGGGAGCGGGCACACAGGGTGTAAGCGGCTAGACCGCTGGCGGGTTCAACTCCCGCACGCTTCAATAAGCCTTTAGCGGTGCGCAACGTCGGAGGCTTTAAAAAAATATTTAAGAGGTGCGAAAAATGAAAAATGCAATTTACAAAATCTGTGAAAAGTTAAAAGGTTATTCAGCGGAAGATGAATATTTTGAAGTGCTTCAAGTTCAGCAAAACGAAGACAATGAGTATGTCGTAGTCGTTCGAGCAATAGAAGCAGGAACAACAGAGGGGGCGGGCGATGAAAGTAACGAATAAATTACACCTTCCCGAAGCCTTTGTTAAAGCCGTAAGTGTAGAGCGGCACAATAAAGCGGGCTGTTATTCGGCGACCACACTCAACAAGGGCACGAAAGAAATCATCCTACAGGAACGGCACTGGGACGAATTCGAAACCGACGCAGCGGATAACGTCTGGGCGGTCTGGGGTTCGGCAGTGCATGAGCTTTTTGAAAAAATTCAAGACGATAATTTTCACGAAGAAAAATTTGATGTTGCGGTTTCTCAAAGTCATGTAACCGGCATAGTAGACAGCTACGACATGAAGACCGGCACTATAAACGACTGGAAGACGGCTAGCGTTTATAAAATTATGAAATCCGATTTTTCAGACTGGTACAAACAAGGAATGACCTATGCTTGGCTTTTGAAGCGAAGCGGACTAGATGTAAGGCGTTGCCGATTTATAGCCCTATTAAAAGACCACTCAAAGAGCAAGGCCAAAATCGACAAAAGCTATCCGCAATCGCCCGTATTCGTTTACGAGTTTGAAGTAACGCCTGAAGAATTGGAGCAAGCGGGAGAACGGGTCCTTGCAAAGGTTCTCGAAATCGAAGCGGCCGAAAAAATGGCTGATAACGAGATACCCCCTTGCACTGCCGAGGAACGATGGGCGGATAATGACAAATGGGCGGTTATGAAGCAAGGCCGAAAAACGGCGGTACGGGTATTTGACAAAGAAATCGACGCCGAAATATGTGCACAAGAATTAGGCACCAGCCACTACATAGAGCACCGCCCCGCAGTCAGCAGAAAATGCGGCGATTATTGCTTATGCAAAGATTTTTGTAATTTTTATAAAAATCAGCAGGAGGCGGAAAAATGACAGACCTCAATACTTTAACAATTATCGGGCGATTAACCCGTGATGGAGAGCTAGCTTATACAACAGGCGGCACGGCCCGCCTTAATTTAAGTATCGCAGTCAACCGCAGCCAAAAGAGCGGCGGCGAGTGGAGCGATAAGGTTTCATTTTTCGATGTTACCGTCTGGGGTAAGACAGCCGAGAATATCAGCCCTTATTTAGGCAAAGGTAAACAGATAGCGGTACAAGGTTACTTAGAACAGCAACGCTGGGAGAAAGACGGACAGAAGTATAGTAAGGTTTGCATTATCGCAAATCAGGTACAACTGCTCGGCGGTAAGAATGCAGAAACCCCGCAGCAATCTCAAGGCTACACGGACGCAAGAAGTGATGACGACTTCCAAGAAGAAATACCGTTTTAAGGAGGGCTAAAAATGGAAAATGCAATCGACATATACAAATCACTAGCCCGCCCTCCAAAAGACGCACTGCGTGAAATACAAGCGGGAAAGTTAAAAGGCAAGACCGACATTAACCCACAATGGCGGTATAAGGCAATGACAGAAAAATTCGGGCTTGTAGGTATCGGCTGGAGATATGAAGTCCAAAAGCTATGGACGGAGCAAGGCGCAGGCGATGAGGTTTTAGCATTTGCTAAAGTTTCGGTTTTTGTTAAAGACGGCGAAAACTGGAGCGATCCGATAGAGGGTATCGGAGGCAGTAAGCTAGTTGCTATCGAAAAGGGAAACCCCGTGAGCAATGATGAAGGTTATAAAATGGCAGTAACGGACGCATTCAGCACCGCCCTAAAAATGCTAGGCGTTGCAGCTGATATTTACGCAGGGCTCTGGGACGGTTCCAAGTACAGAGAAACACCCACCGAATTACCGCCGAAGGTCCAGACCATAAAAGACACATTCGACGGCGAGGTGGTGGAGCCTAAGCAACCGACAAAACCGCAAGAGGCCGCAAAGCTAGCTTTTGAGCCGAAAGGCGGCGAAACAACCCCCGCCGAGAAAGAAGCGATTGCAAAACTGTTAAGCTCTAAAGATTTAACAGGCAAGCCGCTTTTTTCAAAGGACGAAATGAAAGCCTATAGCGATATGCGGAAGGACAAGACCGCCGCAGAGCTTATAGACATCATCATAGAAGAGCGTCAAAATCGTCTTCGTATTGTTCAGCCGGAAGAAGTCGGCATCCCTCAACAGCAAGGATTAGACATCTTCTAAAGGAGCGAGCGGCTATGGTGCAATATGTATTAAAGCGTTCAACGATTGCGGGGCGGATAGCTTTTGAGCCGCCCACAGACGCAGGGGCAAGCGAGCGTATAAAAAGCGAACTCCGCAAGTGTCGAGATAAACATAATGACTTTGTACTCGTT containing:
- a CDS encoding PD-(D/E)XK nuclease family protein — its product is MKVTNKLHLPEAFVKAVSVERHNKAGCYSATTLNKGTKEIILQERHWDEFETDAADNVWAVWGSAVHELFEKIQDDNFHEEKFDVAVSQSHVTGIVDSYDMKTGTINDWKTASVYKIMKSDFSDWYKQGMTYAWLLKRSGLDVRRCRFIALLKDHSKSKAKIDKSYPQSPVFVYEFEVTPEELEQAGERVLAKVLEIEAAEKMADNEIPPCTAEERWADNDKWAVMKQGRKTAVRVFDKEIDAEICAQELGTSHYIEHRPAVSRKCGDYCLCKDFCNFYKNQQEAEK
- a CDS encoding single-stranded DNA-binding protein, which encodes MTDLNTLTIIGRLTRDGELAYTTGGTARLNLSIAVNRSQKSGGEWSDKVSFFDVTVWGKTAENISPYLGKGKQIAVQGYLEQQRWEKDGQKYSKVCIIANQVQLLGGKNAETPQQSQGYTDARSDDDFQEEIPF